In Porites lutea chromosome 7, jaPorLute2.1, whole genome shotgun sequence, a single window of DNA contains:
- the LOC140944617 gene encoding uncharacterized protein — MKSELTGCPTSPLRYPMTVQEAIMKLCLVCIFLLAVTCQGAMTYNIKDAVKKQMDSAQASRSKEKPCQENANKTKPRSCIDHLKNGATKCGYYKIYDAAGSGFTVYCDMEREPGAAWTLVMSWSFKNKLFSNFRTTPLSINDPVNENSPNWFLYRLTMARLKSLRDVSTHWRATCSFDKYGINNYKDYVRGKFAEADIFAFLGAGVCLKTELVNIRGHIGIHKTAKFWQVKARYTPHIDSSSKGCQFGPIVGAVSSEDNFGLYLHTNPKFTCTMNGDSTTQWWFGAYK; from the exons ATGAAAAG TGAACTCACGGGGTGTCCGACAAGTCCACTCCGTTATCCTATGACAGTGCAGGAGGCCATCATGAAGTTGTGtttagtttgtatttttcttcttgCTGTTACTTGCCAAGGAGCAATG ACTTACAATATTAAAGATgctgttaaaaaacaaatggactCAGCACAGGCTTCTCGCAGCAAG GAAAAACCGTGCCAAGAAAAcgcaaacaagacaaaacctCGATCATGCATAGATCACCTAAAGAATGGCGCAACGAAATGTGGCTACTACAAGATTTACGATGCTGCCGGGAGTGGATTCACTGTGTACTGTGACATGGAAAGAGAACCTGGGGCGGCCTGGACACTTGTCATGTCTTGGAGCTTCAAAAACAAGCTGTTCTCGAACTTTAG GACAACTCCCTTGTCAATCAACGATCCTGTGAACGAAAACTCCCCTAACTGGTTCCTTTACCGGCTAACAATGGCCAGATTAAAGTCGCTAAGGGACGTATCCACCCACTGGAGAGCCACGTGCAGCTTTGACAAGTACGGCATCAACAACTACAAAGATTACGTCCGTGGAAAGTTTGCGGAGGCTGACATCTTTGCCTTCCTTGGTGCTGGTGTTTGCCTTAAGACCGAGCTTGTCAACATTCGTGGTCATATTGGAATTCACAAGACAGCTAAGTTCTGGCAGGTTAAAGCTAGATACACTCCTCATATCGACAGTTCTTCAAAAGGTTGCCAGTTTGGCCCCATCGTCGGCGCAGTTAGCAGCGAGGATAACTTTGGCCTTTACCTTCATACAAACCCCAAGTTTACTTGTACAATGAATGGTGACTCTACCACTCAGTGGTGGTTCGGTGCCTATAAGTAA
- the LOC140943029 gene encoding uncharacterized protein yields MSMKFSFACLFLLVAACQGKSVGNLKAGVKQNVGSGQDSGTKQKRCQENANKLKPRSCVDHLKNGADNCGYYKIYDAAGNGFTVYCDMETEPGAAWTLIMSWSLKNKLFSNFRQTPMSINDPVNENSPNWFLYRLTMDRMKSLRDVSTHWRATCSYDKYGINNYKDYVRGKFADADIFAFLGHGVCLKTELVNIRGHTGIHKTAGFWQVAGSYLGHMSTEHKCQFDYSVGQVSSEDNFGFYSSTNPKFTCTMNGDSTTQWWFGSYQ; encoded by the exons ATGTCCATGAAGTTCTCTTTTGCTTGTCTGTTTCTCCTGGTGGCTGCTTGCCAAGGAAAATCG gttggCAATTTAAAAGCTGGTGTTAAACAAAACGTAGGATCAGGCCAGGATTCAGGCACTAAG CAAAAACGGTGTCAAGAAAATGCCAACAAATTGAAACCGAGATCTTGCGTAGACCACCTAAAGAATGGAGCAGACAATTGCGGCTACTACAAGATTTACGATGCTGCAGGGAATGGATTCACTGTGTACTGCGACATGGAAACAGAACCTGGGGCGGCCTGGACACTTATCATGTCTTGGAGTCTGAAAAACAAGCTCTTCTCAAACTTTAG ACAAACACCCATGTCAATCAACGACCCAGTGAACGAAAACTCGCCTAACTGGTTCCTCTACCGGCTAACAATGGACAGAATGAAGTCACTAAGGGACGTGTCCACCCACTGGCGAGCCACCTGCAGTTATGACAAGTACGGCATCAACAACTACAAAGACTACGTCCGTGGAAAGTTTGCAGACGCCGACATCTTTGCCTTCCTTGGTCACGGTGTTTGTCTTAAGACCGAGCTTGTCAACATCCGTGGTCACACTGGAATACACAAGACTGCCGGGTTCTGGCAGGTAGCTGGTTCGTACTTGGGCCACATGAGCACCGAACACAAATGCCAGTTCGATTACTCCGTCGGCCAAGTGAGCAGTGAGGACAACTTTGGCTTCTATAGCTCTACAAACCCCAAGTTTACTTGTACAATGAATGGCGACTCTACCACCCAGTGGTGGTTCGGTAGCTATCAGTAA